A genomic region of Mesobacillus jeotgali contains the following coding sequences:
- a CDS encoding MATE family efflux transporter produces the protein MKNKTAKLSLFAITWPLFIEILLYMLMGNADTLMLSQYSDNSVAAVGVSNQILSMVIVMFGFIATGTAILVAQNLGAKMDDDAREVSAVSIGANLVFGMILSAAVFIFSEQLLRLMDLPPELFDEANSYLRIVGGFSFIQSLIMTVSSIIRSYGFTRDIMYVTIGMNVLNVIGNYLFIFGPFGFPVLGVEGVAISTTVSRILGLLAAIYVMTKRVPGSLPISMLFSFPKKHLKNLLNIGIPSAGEHLSYNGSQMVITYFIATLGTQALTAKVYTQNLMMFIFLFSIAISQGTQILIGHMVGAKEIENAYKRALKSLKLAIIISIAAALIVSFLSKDLLGIFTDNMSIIELGTTLILLTIILEPGRSFNLVLISSLRAAGDVKFPVYMGILSMWGVSVTLSYFLGIYLGMGLVGIWIAFIADEWLRGLLMLWRWKSRVWVKKSFVPDAPQMQAE, from the coding sequence ATGAAGAATAAAACTGCTAAATTATCGCTTTTTGCCATTACTTGGCCACTTTTTATTGAAATTCTGCTTTATATGCTGATGGGAAATGCGGATACGCTGATGCTTTCCCAGTATTCGGATAATTCCGTGGCTGCTGTCGGTGTTTCTAACCAAATCCTGTCCATGGTCATCGTGATGTTCGGTTTCATCGCGACTGGTACTGCAATTCTGGTTGCGCAGAACCTTGGTGCGAAAATGGATGACGATGCACGAGAGGTTTCAGCTGTCTCGATTGGTGCAAACCTTGTATTTGGCATGATCCTGAGCGCAGCCGTTTTCATTTTCAGCGAGCAATTGCTTAGATTGATGGACCTGCCGCCTGAACTGTTTGATGAAGCCAATTCCTATTTGCGTATTGTCGGCGGTTTCTCATTTATCCAATCGCTGATCATGACAGTCAGCAGCATTATTCGCAGCTATGGCTTTACCCGTGATATCATGTATGTCACGATCGGGATGAATGTGCTGAATGTCATCGGCAACTATTTGTTCATCTTCGGGCCATTCGGCTTCCCTGTCCTGGGTGTAGAAGGTGTGGCGATTTCCACTACTGTCAGTCGGATTCTAGGATTGTTGGCTGCCATTTATGTCATGACCAAGCGAGTCCCTGGATCATTGCCAATATCGATGCTTTTCAGTTTTCCAAAAAAACATTTGAAAAACCTGCTTAATATCGGGATTCCTTCTGCCGGTGAGCATTTGAGCTACAATGGGTCGCAGATGGTGATCACCTATTTTATCGCTACCCTTGGAACCCAGGCATTGACGGCAAAAGTTTATACACAAAACCTCATGATGTTCATTTTCCTATTCAGTATCGCCATCAGCCAAGGCACACAGATTTTAATTGGCCATATGGTTGGTGCAAAAGAAATTGAAAATGCGTATAAGCGGGCTCTAAAAAGCTTAAAGCTGGCGATTATCATCTCCATTGCTGCCGCGTTGATCGTTTCCTTCTTATCAAAAGACCTGCTTGGAATCTTCACGGATAATATGAGCATCATCGAACTCGGCACCACATTGATTTTGCTCACAATCATCCTTGAACCCGGCAGATCCTTTAACCTGGTACTGATTAGTTCACTCAGGGCAGCGGGTGATGTGAAGTTCCCGGTTTATATGGGAATCCTGTCAATGTGGGGAGTCAGTGTGACATTGTCTTACTTCCTGGGAATATATCTAGGTATGGGGCTGGTTGGAATATGGATTGCCTTCATCGCCGACGAATGGCTGCGCGGACTTCTAATGCTCTGGCGCTGGAAATCCCGAGTATGGGTGAAAAAATCATTCGTGCCGGATGCCCCGCAAATGCAGGCAGAATAG
- the asnB gene encoding asparagine synthase (glutamine-hydrolyzing), translating into MCGITGWIDFRKNLDHERETMTKMAETLSKRGPDDTNVWTSVHAALGHKRLVVVDPEGGKQPMTRAQGDNRYTICYNGELYNTEDLRKALLLKGYSFNGHSDTEVLLTSFMEWKENCLEHLNGIFAFAVWDQEQEQLFIGRDRLGVKPLFFLETASGLMFASEQKALLAHPEVKAEVDREGLCEVFGLGPSRSPGAGIFKNMKELRPGHGLTFSKNGLKIWRYWNVKSEKHTDTLDETAEKVRELFTDAVTRQLVSDVPLCTFLSGGLDSSAITAIAANQYKAEGKGSLHTYSIDYEGNEKYFKENEFQPNADAFWINKMTETFGTVHHNSIISQQDLAGYLTEAVHVRDLPGMADIDSSLLWFCREIKQDFTVGLSGECADEIFGGYPWFHREEDLNRPGFPWMRSINERQNMLRDHWRKKLSLEDYMMAKFNDTIAEVPVLDGENQVEAKRRQLFYLNIIWFMTTLLDRKDRMSMGASLEVRVPFADHRLVEYVWNIPWEMKMHGNREKGILRKALEGTLPNEVLYRKKSPYPKTHHPAYTQAVQGMLSEFMADSNSALHEFFDRATLQKMIESEGASFKVPWFGQLMTGPQLLAQLAQIHIWFRDYNINIAD; encoded by the coding sequence ATGTGTGGAATAACAGGCTGGATAGATTTCCGAAAAAATCTGGATCATGAACGTGAGACCATGACAAAAATGGCGGAAACTTTAAGTAAAAGAGGTCCCGATGATACCAATGTATGGACTTCGGTGCATGCTGCGCTGGGACATAAAAGACTGGTGGTTGTCGATCCTGAGGGAGGCAAACAGCCAATGACCAGAGCGCAGGGGGATAACCGTTATACCATTTGTTATAACGGAGAACTTTATAATACTGAAGACCTCAGAAAAGCATTGCTATTAAAAGGATATTCTTTTAACGGTCATTCTGATACAGAGGTTTTGCTTACATCTTTCATGGAATGGAAGGAAAATTGTCTGGAGCATTTAAACGGGATCTTCGCATTTGCTGTCTGGGATCAAGAGCAAGAGCAATTGTTCATTGGCCGCGACCGACTTGGTGTGAAGCCGCTGTTTTTTCTTGAAACAGCATCTGGTCTTATGTTTGCTTCTGAACAAAAAGCACTGCTGGCACATCCTGAAGTGAAGGCTGAGGTAGACAGGGAAGGACTTTGTGAGGTGTTTGGGCTTGGACCATCCCGTTCTCCAGGGGCAGGTATCTTTAAAAACATGAAGGAGCTCCGGCCGGGCCACGGGCTTACTTTTTCAAAAAATGGGCTGAAAATATGGAGATATTGGAACGTGAAAAGCGAGAAGCACACTGATACTCTTGATGAGACAGCTGAAAAAGTGCGGGAATTGTTCACCGATGCTGTCACAAGACAGTTAGTTTCAGATGTGCCTCTATGCACATTCCTCTCAGGCGGACTGGATTCTAGTGCAATCACTGCTATTGCTGCAAATCAATATAAGGCAGAGGGTAAGGGCAGCCTGCATACTTACTCGATCGATTACGAAGGCAATGAAAAGTATTTCAAGGAAAATGAATTCCAGCCAAATGCTGATGCCTTCTGGATCAATAAAATGACGGAAACATTTGGTACTGTTCACCATAACAGCATCATATCCCAGCAGGATCTGGCTGGTTATCTAACAGAAGCTGTCCATGTTCGGGACCTTCCAGGAATGGCAGACATCGATTCATCACTGCTTTGGTTCTGCAGGGAAATCAAACAGGATTTTACCGTAGGACTTTCAGGTGAATGTGCTGATGAGATCTTTGGAGGATATCCATGGTTCCACAGGGAGGAAGACCTGAATAGACCAGGGTTTCCATGGATGCGGTCGATTAATGAGCGGCAAAACATGCTGAGGGATCACTGGCGCAAAAAATTGAGCCTAGAAGATTATATGATGGCAAAATTCAACGATACGATCGCAGAAGTACCTGTACTTGATGGGGAAAATCAAGTAGAGGCTAAGCGTAGACAATTATTCTATCTGAATATCATCTGGTTCATGACAACACTTCTAGATCGGAAGGACCGGATGAGCATGGGTGCCAGCCTTGAAGTGAGGGTTCCGTTTGCAGACCACCGGCTTGTGGAATATGTCTGGAACATTCCATGGGAAATGAAGATGCACGGCAACAGGGAAAAAGGAATCCTGCGCAAAGCACTGGAAGGCACATTGCCTAATGAAGTTTTGTACCGGAAAAAGAGTCCGTATCCGAAGACTCATCATCCTGCCTATACCCAGGCAGTCCAGGGAATGCTTTCAGAATTCATGGCTGATTCTAACAGTGCGCTGCATGAATTCTTTGACAGGGCTACACTGCAAAAAATGATTGAGTCCGAGGGCGCATCCTTCAAAGTGCCATGGTTCGGCCAACTTATGACAGGTCCGCAGCTTTTGGCTCAGTTAGCACAGATTCATATCTGGTTCAGAGATTACAATATTAATATAGCAGATTAA